The Flavobacteriales bacterium genome includes the window CCCACGGACGATGGATGGCAGGTGAACGAATGGGTCAAGAAAGGGGTCGTGCTCTACTTCCCTATTCGCAAGATGGAGAAGCTCGAGGTCGGCATTTTCGAGTACCACGATAAAATTCCACTGAAAACAAATTATGCAGAATTGGGTGTGCGGGTTGTGCCCCACGCCATTGCTCGCCATGGGGCATATGTTGCTCCCGGGGTCATCATGATGCCTTCTTACGTGAATATCGGAGCCTACGTAGATTCCGGCACGATGGTCGATACATGGGCGACCGTAGGTTCCTGCGCCCAAATAGGAAAGAATGTTCACTTGAGTGGAGGAGTCGGAATCGGCGGAGTTCTAGAACCGTTGCAAGCGGCCCCGGTGATCATAGAAGATAACTGCTTCATTGGGTCGCGCTGTATCGTGGTCGAAGGAGTTCATATCGAGAGCGAAGCCGTGTTGGGAGCCAACGTGGTATTGACCGCCAGTACCCGCATCATTGACGTTACCGGTGACGAGCCGGTTGAGATCCGCGGACGAGTACCCCGCGGCTCTGTGGTAATTCCGGGCAGCGTGCCGAAAGAGTTCGCGGCCGGAACCTACAATGTTCCGTGCGCGTTGATCATCGGCAAGCGAAAAGAAAGTACGGACAAGAAAACGAGCTTGAATCAAGCCTTGCGCGATCACAACGTAGCCGTGTAATGAAGATAGGATTCGACGGAAAGCGGGCCGAGCATAACTCATCCGGCCTGGGGAATTACAGTCGCGATGTTATCCGCGGATTGTGTGCCCTGGAGTCGGCGAATGAATACGTGCTTTATTCGCCCAAAAAAGGCGACGGCTTTGATTTCGGTCACGACCGCTTACAGCGGAAATATCCAAGTGCATGGAAAGATCGCCTCGCCCCTGCCCTTTGGAGGCGGAAAGGTATCGTCAGCGACCTACATGAAGATGGGGTCGACCTTTTTCACGGGTTATCCAATGAGCTGCCTTCGGGGATCGATGCATTCAACGGTAAATCGATCGTTACGGTGCACGACCTGATCTTTGAGCGATTTCCGGACTACTACAAACGGATCGATCGCATGATCTACCGCAGCAAGACCAAAGAGGCTTGTGCTTCGGCCGATCGGATCATCGCTATAAGTGAGCGGACCAAAAAAGACCTCATCGAGTTTTACCGGGTACCGGCCGAAAAGATCGCCGTGGTTTACCAAACGTGTCACCCCGGATTTCAGAAAGAAGTTAAACCGGAGACCGTTCAGCAAATTCGCACGGGATACCAACTGCCCGAAAAGTACGTACTTCAGGTCGGAACCATTGAACCGCGTAAGAACGTTCTAGGTTCTTTGGAGGTCCTTGCCATGCTGGATAAAACGACCTTGGTCTTGGTTGGCAGAAAGACCGATCATCAGAAGGAGGTCGATCAGCGGATCGCGGACCTCGGTCTCGAGAATCGAGTGAAGATACTCGACGATGTGCCAATGGCCTTTTTACCGGCGTTGTACAAAGGGGCTCAACTGACCTTATATCCGAGTTTTTTCGAGGGGTTTGGGATTCCGATCATCGAGTCGTTATTCCAAGGCACGCCGGTCGTGGCCAACGCTAAGGGGTGTTTTAAGGAAGCCGCCGGTGCTTTCGGCACGTATGTCGACGTGCACAAGCCGGAAAGTATTGTGGAGGGTGTAAGGGCTGCATCGCGCCGCGAGTCGCATACTATAGAACTGGAGGAGCATCTTCAGAAATTCACCTTGGAGCGCACTACTCGGGCACTGTACAACGAGTATTTGCGCGTTGTCAAAAACCGCTAACTTTCGCTCGTGGAGAAAATTACCGCCATAATTCCATGCTTTAACGAGGAGCAGACGCTCGAGGCCGCCATAGAATCGGTGAAATTCGCCGATGAATTGTTGGTGGTCGATTCGTTCAGCACGGATGCGAGTTTGGACATTGCGCGGAAACACGGGGCACGCATCATTCAGCGCGAATACGAGAACAGCGCGTCGCAAAAGAACTGGGCCATTCCGCAGGCTAGCCACGAGTGGATCGTTTTGCTCGATGCCGACGAGGTAGTTCCTATGGCCCTACGGGCCGAAGTGGAAGCGACCGTGGCCTCAGACCCTTTGGAGGTGGCGTTTTGGATTCCGCGAAGAAACAAGTTCATGGGCCGCTGGATCCGTTATTCGGGTTGGCAGGGAGACCGGGTGATCAGGCTCTTTAGGAAGAGTAAATGCCGCTACGAAAATAAGCACGTGCACGCCGAGGTGCTCGCGGATGGACCCGTTGGGCAATTGAAGAACTCCATTGATCACGACACCTATCTGGGGCTCAACGCCTATGTGCGCAAGCTCAACCGCTATGCCGATTGGCAAGCGCGCGATTACCACCCCAAAACCGGGCGCATCGGATTCTACCATTTGTGGTGTAAGCCAGCCTTTAGATTTTTCAAACACTATTGGTTGAAGGGTGGATTCAGAGACGCCGTTCCAGGGCTAGCGATCAGCTACCTACAGGCCTATGCCGTGCGCATGCGCTATCTCAAGATGTGGGATTTGCGGCGCACTGGGAAGCTATAGCTTTTGTACCTTTGCAGCCGTCTAAATCCAATGGATGGAATCGCACCTCGAACCCGAGATATTCGCTTATATACAGCGCGCCGCTGAGGCTAAAAATGTAGAGACCTATGTCATAGGCGGGTACGTTCGTGACTGCTTATTGCATCGCGGCCGACCCAAGGACGTGGACATCGTAGCGGTAGGGAGCGGGATCGAACTCGCCGAGGCCGTAGCCGCATTATTGCCCCACAAACCCAAGGTACAGGTCTTCAGGAATTTCGGCACGGCGATGTTGCGTCACGGTGACTGGGAAGTCGAGTTCGTAGGAGCGCGAAAAGAGAGCTACAGGGCCGATTCGCGTAAGCCGATCGTTGAGGACGGAACTCTGGAAGACGATCAAAAGCGTCGCGATTTTACCATTAATGCACTAGCGCTTGGGCTTAACAAAGATAACTTCGGAGAGTTGCTTGACCCGTTTGGCGGAGTGCGTGACTTGAATGATGGAATCGTAAGGACTCCACTTGATCCGGGTCGCACCTATAGTGACGATCC containing:
- a CDS encoding glycosyltransferase family 2 protein — encoded protein: MEKITAIIPCFNEEQTLEAAIESVKFADELLVVDSFSTDASLDIARKHGARIIQREYENSASQKNWAIPQASHEWIVLLDADEVVPMALRAEVEATVASDPLEVAFWIPRRNKFMGRWIRYSGWQGDRVIRLFRKSKCRYENKHVHAEVLADGPVGQLKNSIDHDTYLGLNAYVRKLNRYADWQARDYHPKTGRIGFYHLWCKPAFRFFKHYWLKGGFRDAVPGLAISYLQAYAVRMRYLKMWDLRRTGKL
- a CDS encoding glycosyltransferase family 4 protein, whose translation is MKIGFDGKRAEHNSSGLGNYSRDVIRGLCALESANEYVLYSPKKGDGFDFGHDRLQRKYPSAWKDRLAPALWRRKGIVSDLHEDGVDLFHGLSNELPSGIDAFNGKSIVTVHDLIFERFPDYYKRIDRMIYRSKTKEACASADRIIAISERTKKDLIEFYRVPAEKIAVVYQTCHPGFQKEVKPETVQQIRTGYQLPEKYVLQVGTIEPRKNVLGSLEVLAMLDKTTLVLVGRKTDHQKEVDQRIADLGLENRVKILDDVPMAFLPALYKGAQLTLYPSFFEGFGIPIIESLFQGTPVVANAKGCFKEAAGAFGTYVDVHKPESIVEGVRAASRRESHTIELEEHLQKFTLERTTRALYNEYLRVVKNR
- a CDS encoding 2,3,4,5-tetrahydropyridine-2,6-dicarboxylate N-succinyltransferase, whose protein sequence is MEKLRQKIEAAWDDRSLLEQPDTIEAIVEVVRLIDSGELRCAEPTDDGWQVNEWVKKGVVLYFPIRKMEKLEVGIFEYHDKIPLKTNYAELGVRVVPHAIARHGAYVAPGVIMMPSYVNIGAYVDSGTMVDTWATVGSCAQIGKNVHLSGGVGIGGVLEPLQAAPVIIEDNCFIGSRCIVVEGVHIESEAVLGANVVLTASTRIIDVTGDEPVEIRGRVPRGSVVIPGSVPKEFAAGTYNVPCALIIGKRKESTDKKTSLNQALRDHNVAV